TCGATGTTTGGACCGAAtcgtatggagagaaaatagtatcattcCCATTAGTGTGCAAGTAATTCTTGTTTTGTAACGTATACAGTACATTAGTGCAGAAgtacaaaaatgatgaaataaaaaaatatataaaataaacttacacatggataaattaaaatgacatcaGCTTGAAACCAATTACACAcaaattttcaaaagaaaactgatgacgCAGCATTTGAGTAGtctttaaacgcatcacttacagatGAACCTTTTCTTTCATGGAGACGTGAATAGTCTCACATCAGATCCGTGTGTAAAACGgctttgtgtgtgcataacaaACATGTTGTCCATAGGTTTTGAAGATTTGTGCGTGTAGCTAGCTTCatgctgttgtaattttaagttgtgtatgtgtaaattgtattcttttaaatttcataatgTTTGTGCTaatacacaaaatgtattgtataagttgcaaatcaggaattacacaGACACAAATCCAACGTTAcgtacaaatcaagaactacgtacaaattcaaagttgtgcacaaatcaagaattacacacgcacaaatgggaatgagactattttctctccatatagtCAGCATGAAAGTGAATGGTTGCATCCCTAATACCTTCCAACGTTCCACattcctgttttaaaaatgccCAGGTTGATCCAACTTGCTGATTTTAGTGACATCTAGTGGCAAAAGCTCAGAACTGCAGGTAAACTAACAAGTGGATGAAAAACAGTGAATAAAATTATGTAATTCAATCCATCCAAAGAGTTTAGTCCTCGAGATTTAGAGATAGAATAGAAATAtttcagattgtgttttttgtgctttaaagcCCCAAAAACACAGACTAATAGATGACTCCACAGTTTAAGTCATTTATCAACAGAATCTAAAAAAACCTGCAATTTAAGCTCTGaaaaaagttctgatttttttaaaaacatttattaatgacAGCTTTAACTTTATCGCACtgttacttttaaattattagaCTGTATCTATNNNNNNNNNNNNNNNNNNNNNccaaaaaaaaaaaaaacacgggaACATCcgctaaagaacaaaaacagaaagcagtGATTTAAATGTTCATGGATGAAACAGGAAATGGTTGTGGTGAAGGAAAACAGCACTTCCTGTCCTCAAACTTCTTCAGGACCTGCTAGATGATCAGCGGTTTGCCTGAATATTTAGGCCGAGTGTGAAACATTCATCACTGAACAAACTGCAGCTCTGTCTGCCACAGACCGACCGTCAGCATTCGTCCTTCTGCTCGGCAGAAATCTGCATCCCGtcacaataaaagcctgttCCCAGCAGATCCCACCCAGGCTGCCAGCAGAAATGACAGCGGCCGGGGCGGCCCGCGGGGAACAGAGAGGGGACGTTGTTATGAACCGGGCGAGCTGTCAACCGCTCCCCCCTCAGCTGGGCCCCCCAGTGTCAGTGGGGCTGCGGGGGCCAAAGGGATTAGTCTGAGAAAGAGGCTCCTTTCTCCAGCCGGGTAACTCCAGACAATCACAGCTGCTTAAGATTCTGCTCGGGTGCAGGAATGAGGAAACTCTGCGCTTTAAGATGTCCAAATGTTGGGGTTTTGCTGcttcaaaaacaacaatcaaGCTCAGGGACAGAGTGTCAAAACTGTGACCAAAACAGGATTGTTCCTCTGCAGCCTGATGGAGGCTTTTCTcctggaagaggaggagctccaAACTCCTCACCCTGAAGGTCAGCGAGGAACTCCCTCCTTATCGCAGACAAACAAAAGCATTCATCTGCTACTCCTCCTTTGTTTTTCCCCTTAAAAGTCCACTTtttccaacaaaaacacacagcgGCGGTGCCACCGTCTACCTGCGAGGGAACGGGAAGCAGCCCAGAGGAAAGGTGTAGACCGGACACATTCATGCTGACCCTTTCACCCACCGAGCTTCCTGGAAGATGTGAGCCACTTCACGCTGCagctaacacaacaaacttcAACACGTCggaggaaaaaatgtctaaccgcacacaaaaactaaaaacctgCTGAATGTGAATGTGCTGAAGCGGGTGAGGTCGACCATCACCTTTCACGGTCTGGATCTCACAATGATCGACCAAACAAACCTGAGATAAAACGTCAGAGACAAAGCCTTTCTAGTGAAACATTCCTTCTGCTTCCAGATGAAGATAAGATTTCTACGGTTTGGTTTGTCCTTTTCCTGTAATTTCAGGAGACCAGACCACTCCCACCACCTCGCTCTATTTAAAACTCCGAACATTTTCTGGTATTTACAGCTGCTTTCACTGGTCAACCACAGCATTCAGTAGCTCCTCTCTCATCCCACCACCGTCCCTGAGGGATTCCTCCACAATACTTCCTCACTCAAAAAGATAAAACGCACACTCAGGGACTGTTTCATcacccaataaaaaaaatagagacaaAACAAACGTTTGGAGAAactctcatcattaaaaaaatctaataaaactagaaaagttgcattacctgcaataatgctagtgtgaagctTTTTGGTGAAAATAGTGACGCAATTAAcattaattgctgaagggatttgctgtaaatgaaaaagatatttgctaaaagactggacatttcattaaagaactatgtaAGAGTTCTGAAGTTGtcctaaatatttataaatttgtagtaaaatggcttaaaatcccttatacatgccaattttgtaaaatatttcatatgttgcttaaataatagttaaactccaaattagcattaaaaacctcagtagatgctaaattagccaaaaaagctagcatgttgcttgaatactagcttcttcttttcctttgggcttttcccttcaggggtcgccacagcgaatcagtttcctccatctaagcctgtcttcagcatcctccactctaacaccagccaccttcatgtcttcattcactgcatccataaacctcctctttggtcttcctctagacctctttcctggcagctctagactcagcatccttctaccaatatattcactgtctctcctctgaacatgtccaaaccatctcagtctggcctctctgacttgaatattagctaaactcaaaaatagcctaaaattcctcagtaaactaaattggccaaaaacgttagcatgttgctaaaatagaagctaaattcttttttttttgaaaattactataaaagatgaaaacattttacagcagGTCCTtcaatattgtcattttttaaataaaataaatagaaagccTGAACCACTTTCAGTAggcttcagttttattttacgtctatccattttctgaacATGCAGAATCGTTattagggttgctggagcctataccaGCGAGGTGAGGGCGGGGTTCACCATGAAGCCGGTCACTCATACACACAGTTAAAGGATCATTTAGAGACAGCACTGAAACTACgaaacatgcacacaaaaatGACCTAaacgggatttgaaccagggctaaccactacaccagtTAATTAACAAAatctcactttttcttttttaagacacCTTTCAGTTCAGTGACCTACAGCATCAGTTCTGGTTATTAAtttgtttgcttatttgttaattttatttaagtaatCTTTACTTACACTGGATTTTAGGAGTATTTTATTGCATTGTTCcttaatacatatatttatttattgaagatTTAACTAACATTTATATAACGTGAcccttaaaacaaaacacaaaaaaggggaGAAAGATAAAttgtttctaaatattttgagttgattttttttttattaaaatgatttagagtCAATGAGATTTTTATTTGCTAGAAtcatatctttgtttttagaagaaaatacagaagtatcctaattttattcattatttttatatgtttaaagatttaaaatgtgaaaatatctgaatgtatttttgtctttctaacAAAGCAGTTCATTTCTGGACAAAACATCAGATAAAAGCATTACTGTAACCGTCAGTcgttttaattgtcattttctgaacttttattttctaatatttacgGTTCTCCAAcattcccccccaaaaaagaaacaaactgaaaacacaGGAACCAGAATGAAACCCGCTGAAGCAGAACCTGAAGTCTGTTTCGGTTCATGAAGACCCTGAATAGTTTCAGTGTTTCTGCTGCCAGAGAGCTGGAAGCTCTTCATCACCGTCACGGCGACATGCCCTCAGAACTTGGCGGGCACAGCGGGGACCGGCAGGACCGCCGACCCGCATATCAGCCGGACCCCCCTCTCCCCCCCCGGACAGGAACAAAGCGACTCTGCAGAGCCGAGGCGGTGTGATAAATGTGGCGTCCTTATGTTGACATTTGGGCTTTCCTCTTAAACTCTGCCTCACATCGTTAACGGTCTGCTTTCTTTTAGATAACAGAGCACAGAAAACGAAACGTCAGGCTGTAAAAGGTTCACAAATTGAGGAATTTAGGCCAAAGGgagcttaaaatgtaaaaaaaaaacaatgcgcAGTATGTAAAGTTGAAATAATTTGACCTTTTGACCTGCCCTCATTCACTCCTCCTCCCTGGTCAGAGGTGCAAATGGTggtttttctgttggtttatctccatagcaaccattttattttttgccccaAGGTGACAAACACATCTATGTAAATTTTAGAAGAATCCACAAAAGTACATGTTTGGATTTTCTTAGCAACTGCGTTTTTTCATTAGCCACGCCCACAATCCTAATACGTTCCTATCGTATGTCACATCGATTCACTCAGCTTGAGGCTGAGattcatttattacatttttacaataatccATCAAAGACCGTGTGCGAACAACAGGAGAACGCCACTTTTGTTAGCACGCCATGCTAACGCTCAGTAAAAcctacaaatttttttttctaagtagcTTCCCAgtgatgctcgaggagttaggaGCTGATGGATGAAAATCCTGAGGATGTGTTTAAATTAGTAGAAGGTACTGAGGGggatttttgggggggaaaaatttcaggtcaaaggtcaacaacaCTTCAGTTGTGGTTATAGACCTAACctgctgtctgtgtgtgaaCTTTCTTGAAGATGGATCacaatgaagatttttttttctcccatactgaggaaaatgtgaaaattgctCAATTTTACTCTTTGgtggagtttgaaaaaaaaatgtttctaccTATGAGAGATTTTGGCTCCAggactgaataaataaagaaaaaaaaacacttttctgtaGAAATTGAGTCATTTTAGTTTCTCGGTTATGGTGTTAAGTTTTATGATATCTTAAGTCGCTCAGACTTTAACCTTTTATGTGTAGGcgtttctttgctttttaagcAGGAAATGattcatgtttgtatttatatgtGACATTACTCTGATGAGACATGTCTCAAAGTTCCTCTCGATTTCTGTCACGACTTCCTGGAAAAACATGTGTAACtctctcttattttgaaggattcCTCGGCCTTTCGGCCGCCAGACTTGCCTTGGGTGCAGATGAAGCACTTGCAGAGGCACACGCACAGACACAGGAGGAGGACCGCCGCCACGCCGCACACCGACAGGAGCACGATGATGGCCGGGCGCACTGCGGCACAAACACACGGTCCTTCAAACCACCGTTTACGGGTGACAGCAAAGCGACCACATGTGGACTGAGTAACCGTTCCCGTACGGCGCGTCTACATGATTACCTCCACTGAAATACAAACAGAAAGGCGACATCTGCTCACCGTTGGTGCTGAGCGCCAGCATCAGCGGCTTCTCCAGCCCCCGGTGGTGGACCACGCATCTGACCGCCACGTCGCCCAGCAGCCCCGACTGGAAGAGCAGCGTGCTGGTCACCGTGGTCGTGCCGTCGCCTTGCTCGTAGGCCGAGGAAACGGGCGCCCCCAGCGTGCGGTTCTCATCGCCGACCTCCCAGGTGATCTCGGCGGGCGGGCGGGACTGGGCGGTGCAGTTGGCCTCGGTGACGCCGGGGGACGAGACCACATGGGTCACCTCGGGTTTGGGCAGAACTGGAGGAGACACAAAGCTTTGATGAACCTAAACAGAGCAGAACTTTGGttccagcagcagaagaaaagctCATTGGAGCAGCAAACGCTCTCAAGCACCAATTAatcaccccccccctcccttaTTGGGACGGGCCGGCACACTCCCAAAGTCCTCATCCTGACATTGTGTTTACGCAGGACGGGGCTAAATGCTGGCGAGCGCCAGCTCCTGGACCTCTTCCCTTTCCTGCACCATAACGGAAACACACGTGCACGCTTTCTGTCCGTGCACGCCCCACACACACTGACCGTACTGAGGCACAACTGTATGGAGTcgaatcaggatcagcttaaggagaacaaaaaacattaaaacttgaaaaatagacattgtaaataaaaaaaatatgaaaatttgaaaaaacttttttttaatttgaaaaaaaaacaaaactgaaaaattgaaagaatcttcccaaaaataataccaaaaatgttttacatttccagaaaaacgtttttttttttcttttttaatttacaatgtcttgttttttgattttctaaaactttttctgttatgatgtctatttttcaagttttcaatctgttttttcgttcactttaagctgatcctgattggACTCCATACAACTGGGACAACTGGGGGGAAAAATTAAGATTTGCTAAGAGTCCAAGAGTTgcaggaaaatggaaaaaagcttcTAATTTAGTGTATTTTTCACAGTACAAGTTTGGGGTTTTtgttgcatagtttggccaagGGGTgacttatgattttttttcttacgaTTATGAATTTGTTGGCTGCTGTGGCTTATACAATAGTCACTTAAGGTTcattcttcctgtttttttaaccactaaAACCAGTTTGATGCatcatgaaaacagaaactgtgtccaagaaaacaacaaaagtttgagattttggccaaaaacgtaaatcatatttaaaatatccACTGGAAACGTTTTGAGAATAGACCAAAAGacgatcaaagtgggacttcaaTGGGTTTGAGGTTAACGTTAGACACTAAAACTCATAAAACCACTGAAAATGTTATGCTACGTCACTGACATCAGAGAATTGCTGCACTGCATTCCAACTGTAACTGAACCAcatcagggttcacttgcaCCTCTATCTAGTCTTAGGCAGCTCGTTCAGTCAGGAATGACTCAACCAACAGCAGATCAGGAGTCAACACTTCCCAGCTGACGCAGTGACCACGCCTCACCGTAGACGGAGAGGCAGGCCGTGGAGCTCCGGGCTCCGTCCGGGTAGGTGTGAAACTGGCAGGTGTAGCAGGCCTCGTCCTCCGTGCGCACGCTCAGGACCGTCAGCCGGCTGTCCTCCAGCGTGGGACTCAGCCGGACCCGGTCCCTGAACTGCTCGGATGTGTGGGTGCCCCTCTTGGAGTAGGACGCCACGGCGGCGGTGTCGCCCTGCTCCGTCGTCTTCGTCCACAGCACCTGGCGGACGCGCTCAGGGAGGCTGTACCAGCAGGAGAGGGTGACGGGCTTCCCGCTTATGGCCGTCCTGTTCCCCTCCAGGTGCACTTTACCTGTAAAAACAAGTTCTGTTCAATCCCAGGAGCCCCTTTGAGCTGCTTTACTGGCTATCAGGGCTATtacgattattttattattgtcgattaatcacagattatttattcagattagTCTTCTGATGGAGTCATgtgtaaagtggatgtaaaacacacatcttaaccatcattacctttaaactagctcaaaataaagacaatgaagatgatagtttattaaacttttaatggaTCGTTCAGCTTCTGTCCTTCTTTAGTTTCTGCTattaaaactatatataaactataaatactataaaagataaaaacatagccgtatataaataaaattgaattgaatatatttaaaggtttgttgtaGATCTTGCATACTACACAATCACACAAttaaatgaggtcggcatcttgaaacaaggaactatttttcactgaaCATAAAGTTTTGGTTTCACTGActccaatataaaaaaagtacattttttggtgctgaacgctcacatctttgttcaactttactacactctgactctatataatataaaataacgactaataaattagtcatcgactattttaatagtcgattagtcgtggCGGCCCTGCTGGCTATAGAGGAGTCTGGGGCCGATAAAAACACACGGGACACATTTGACAGTAACAGGAAGGAAAGCTGGCTCGGCTGTTTCTGAATCGCAGCTCCGCCCTCGGACGTCCTGCTTAGAGGGAAAACAGTCTGGCTCCGATCAGAAAGTGATGAGaaccgcacacacacacagagagggCTTTGTTTGTGGAACCAACCGACGACGGTGATGCAGGTGGAGCCCTCCTGGCTCCCCGAGGGGTAGATGTCAAAGATGCAGCGGTAGCAGCCAGCGTCGTCGGGCCGCAGCCTCATGATGGTGATGGCGCTGGCGTTTTGGCGGGAGGGGACGAGCTCCACGTGGGCTAGGCTGTGGCTGACGTGGGCCGGGGGCTGGTAGGTCAGGACGGGCACTTTGTGCCTGTTGAGCCAACGCACCTGGCGGACATCTTCCCCGCTCGCCAGGGAGATGTTGCAGCTGAGCAGGACGGGGCGGCCCGCCTCGGCCGTCAGGCTGCTCGCCGTTTTGACGTCACCTGACAGAAGAGACGGCGTCAGTGAAAGCCTCACAGGATCCTCGATCACATCTTTAAATCTGAGTTCATTTAGAGACAAATATTGAGTTTATTCAGGTttctcaaataatatttttggtttgagaaaaacagttttttatgtaattagGTGGAACTTTCATCGATTTCTACATTAAAATTACATCAAATTAGGTTtttgcttggaaaaaaaactgaatcacttaaaaaaaaaagttcatagattcaacaaattatatttatttattctagatATTATcaacaatattgtttttaatcaaacttaaGTCATTATTGAGACTGGAGcacataaataaacagaaatcgtaaaataaaatacaaacatgttgggccttaaaaatgaataaaagcgGACATTTTAAAgcccttttttctttaaatagatGGCCCGCCtgtaaaaacttgaataaaaaaacagattcatgaAATGGATCATTTTTGGGCTTCAGCAGAACCATAAACCTGACAAGTTTCTTCATAAAAACTCCtaacaaatgtgtgtttctcAAGTCTTCTTGGGTCAAACTGGAGGGAAAAAGAGGAATCGCTTCCTTTGCAAAGGTTGACAGATTGTAAACAAACAGCGTTAGCCGCCGCAGCTGAAAGTTCGACGAAcctcaacaaaacaaacaaaaaaagatgaattctGTTGACAGAAAGATCTCCAGCTTACATAGAGCTGCAGAGAGTCCTGCTGCGATGATCCACAGCAGCAGACTCGGGTGGGAGGAGCGTCCACACATCGCACACGGAGACCGTCTCACATCCAAGCAAACGCCGGCAGACGTCCACAGAACGGCGTCAACAATGAGGTCACGGACGCATAACAAGCGGCGCTGCGGTGCAGACAGAGCCGTCGGCGGTCCGGGGGTAGAGCGGCCGGTCAGCACAGCCGTCGCCGCATCTTACGGACACTCTGAGCTGCAAACGGAGGACATTTGGTCGTGATGGACGTGTCGGCACAGCCACAGATGAGACACAAATCGAAGCAGAACCGTTCattcaaaaatagacattttaaagGTTTGCTTTTAGGTTCTtaaacgaaaagaaaaaaaaactttaaaaatacgaataaattaaagtttttaactgaAAAGAACACAGATTCCTACTATAAACTGACTTTGTGCATTTCTGTAGAAGGaatgttaaaagaaacaatGGAAAAGCGCAAAAAGTTTCTTCAAAAGGTGAAGTTTGGGGTCATTCTGAGGTCACAGAGGTTCTGACGGACCACACGTGTTCTAGTGGGAGTCGGATGAGAACTTGGAAGATGGAAACATTTGTCTAgagaatatttgaataaaaaaagagaaaaacatttcatttaataattcaatttagtttcatcttttagcaaaaaacgtcttcatttataacttttttaaaatgtattccaAATTTGGGTAAAATTCACATTAATTTGTTGTTGCTTAACCAATAAAAGTTTGGACAAATGATCAAAATTTTAAATGACTAtcacaacaaataaatgaaaaattaagaacTTGACATTAATGGCTCGTTTCTTCAAATTGATCCAGAGTTTCAtgatttatttgtactttatataaatgtatttaacatgtaaaaggaaaacagaactgCTTCATTTTTACAAGCTTCATCACTAAAGTTtatggtttataaaaaatattttcttataacATTAAAGCACTGAACCGATTTGAGCTGGAAAGTAAGTATTTCCGTACTGACAAAGATATTataagaatttgaaaaatgacatattaggattttttccaAACACTAATCAGTTTCATCCATTCCTgctttttcaaggttttttcaggtttttttgttgttgtctctcaagtttttttttatgcatttcttcACAAAATCTTGGATAAATACAGTCCACTTTCTGTCTTATTGGTCAagggatttaaaaaagagaCTTCTATAAGTGGAAATTggataaaaaaaggataataatGTGGAATTCCTCAAGGCTCTGATTTGGGACCAAAAATGTtcatactttatttaaattatatagcCCTGGTATCAAATAAATAGagcttattattttttccaggtGACACAGATTTTTATAGTTTAGGTGAAGATATTTTTCAATGAATCTCAGAAACAGATAGGGACCTGGTAAAACAGGTTATTTCTAAAATCGCTGAAGTAGATAGCTCAAATCACTGAAgatgacagccagctaaaatgttagctaaatgccaaattagcctaaaaaaataaaaccttaggttagccaaaacagctagcatgtagctgacatatgaGGTAAACTCATAGACAGTctaaaaaacgaaataaaaaaaactaaattagcacaaaacacagctagcatgttgcaagaatattagctaaactccaaaatagcctaaaaaaatcttggaaaatgccaaaatagcccaaagagctagcagaattaccatttttaaaactttgaaaatgtaacttttaacataaatatgaataataaaaaggcaggaatattaatccagaataaatcaacttaaaccttatatAACTATCAAttatttactctccataaaaatatattttgtcaaattatacaagttagaaataagcacaagataacattgggtcattaataacaataaaataaaatgatctggagggccggatagaattagctGGAGGCCCCGGGCCTAGACTTTAACACATGTAAGATAAAGAATCTTTTCAACTGGCTTTGAAAAGAATGTTTCCTTTTTGGTTGATgctgattattatttaaaggttgtgaaatgttaaatttatcCAACCAACTAAATAAACTTCAAACTTCAAAGTCTGTTGACATTAATCTGGAGTAATACAGCTGATATTCCACTTAAAACCTGTTTTACTTTAGGTTTAAAGGGATTTAATTGAAGCCGGTTGTCCTTCAGCCAactttttccccctaaaatacacataaaaatctgtttcatgtcttgttttgaaaacatttgaaattttttaatctattttttgtatttaaatcttTCCCTAAATGCATCCCCTGACCAAACAGGCATTCAACAGGCTAATGTGCGAGCGTCACCATCACCACCTGGAGTGTAATAAATGCTGTTACGAGGAAGCCCACAGCATGGGGGGACCCCGTAATTATCCAGCAGCCAAACAAGCTGCCACCTCCAGAGTCTAGACACTAAAACCTGAGATTTCCAAACCCATGCGTCAAAGGAACTAAGGTAAGGTGGGAAAAGACGGCGTTAGTCATTCAGCTGAAGATAATCTGAGAGCAAACAGGTCCAAGGTTGGGCTTCAAACCTCTGGATTCACTGTTTAAGACGTCCTAAACCAGGTTTCGACATCCTGGACGTGAAGCGGGTTTTGGTTTCGCAGCTTGGCTTTGATCAGACTTTAACAGCACAGATCGGGTCCAGACCTCAGAGTTTAAAGTCTTCTCGGCAGTTTTATGGTGCCAAACATGTGGTTTCAAACCAGCATCCTGCTCCTGTCGGGGCAGCAGTTTTCCATCTGTCTGCATCCACCAGCTGCTCCAACAGAAAGGTGTATTTGATCTGTCTGGGGCTGATTTTCATCGTTAT
This Oryzias melastigma strain HK-1 linkage group LG2, ASM292280v2, whole genome shotgun sequence DNA region includes the following protein-coding sequences:
- the LOC112160185 gene encoding poliovirus receptor homolog, translated to MCGRSSHPSLLLWIIAAGLSAALCDVKTASSLTAEAGRPVLLSCNISLASGEDVRQVRWLNRHKVPVLTYQPPAHVSHSLAHVELVPSRQNASAITIMRLRPDDAGCYRCIFDIYPSGSQEGSTCITVVGKVHLEGNRTAISGKPVTLSCWYSLPERVRQVLWTKTTEQGDTAAVASYSKRGTHTSEQFRDRVRLSPTLEDSRLTVLSVRTEDEACYTCQFHTYPDGARSSTACLSVYVLPKPEVTHVVSSPGVTEANCTAQSRPPAEITWEVGDENRTLGAPVSSAYEQGDGTTTVTSTLLFQSGLLGDVAVRCVVHHRGLEKPLMLALSTNVRPAIIVLLSVCGVAAVLLLCLCVCLCKCFICTQD